The following nucleotide sequence is from Oceanococcus sp. HetDA_MAG_MS8.
CCTACCGATTGAACCCGAGCTGGAGCGTCGCACTAAACGGCCAAAATCTGCTCCAAAGCCAACGCCGCGAATGGGAAATTAACTCCGAGATCGAGCGCAGCATTTTCGCGGAGATCATCTGGCAGCCAGGGCGGAAGCGCTAACACCATGACCACGCTGCTGCGCTCCCTTCTTGCAAGCGCCCTGGTCTTTGCCTCGGCACTACCGCACACTGCACACGGCAGCGACCTAGAGCTGCGCGTGAGGGCAGCCTTTCTTTACAACCTCGCCAAATTCGTCACCTGGCCTGAGCAAAACCAAGATAGACAACAGATTGAGGTTTGTGTGCTACAGGGCACGGAGTTTGAATCCGTGCTGCGCACCGAAATTGAAGGCAAGCCCGTCGGGACGCGGGTGATCTCTGTTGTAGACCTAAGCCCCCAGGACGATATGTCGGGGTGCCATATTTTGCATCTGGAGGAGTCCCAATCCCTGGAGCAGCTTGGGCCCATACTCAAAACCGTCAAGCATCAGCCCGTACTCACCGTGGGTTATGGCCCAAACTTTTTGCGAGAGGGTGGGATTTTGCGCGTGAAGCGAGATCAAGGTCGGCTGCGTTTCGACATTGCCTTGGCCAGCGGCCGGAGCGCTGGCCTCCGCTTTAGCTCCAAGCTGTTACGGCTTGCAGACTTAGTGAGTAGCTCAGGAGACTCCTGAATGCCGCAACAGATCGTCTACAACTTGCCTCTGCGGAAAAAACTGCGTCTGGTTGTGGTTGGCACGACGCTGCTCACACTGGCTTTAGTGATGCTGGTGTATATGACCTACGAGTGGGTGGCACTCAACCAGCAGCTCCGGGAGGATTTGCAAGCGCGTGCACAAATCATTGCCAACAATTCAGAAGCCGCCCTCCTCTTTGGTGACTTCTCAGCGGCCCAAGAAACCCTCAGCGCTCTTGACAGCACTCCAGATGTTGTAAGGGCTTGTGTTTACAGAGAAGCCGGTGGCGGCAGCCCAAGCCTGTTCGCCCAGTACCAACCTCACCCTGCTAGCGACCACTGCGAGGATAGCCTCGACTTAGCCATAGCCACCTCAGGCCAGGGCCGTATGCACGCCATCCAAAGTGTGACGCTGGATGGAGCCACCGCAGGTTATGTGTATATCGAAGCCGACCTAAGAAAGCTATGGCAACGCCTGCGTGTACTGGCCTGGGGCAGCGCCCTGGTCACACTTATTGTGGGCTTGTTGG
It contains:
- a CDS encoding YfiR family protein: MTTLLRSLLASALVFASALPHTAHGSDLELRVRAAFLYNLAKFVTWPEQNQDRQQIEVCVLQGTEFESVLRTEIEGKPVGTRVISVVDLSPQDDMSGCHILHLEESQSLEQLGPILKTVKHQPVLTVGYGPNFLREGGILRVKRDQGRLRFDIALASGRSAGLRFSSKLLRLADLVSSSGDS